Below is a window of Coregonus clupeaformis isolate EN_2021a chromosome 15, ASM2061545v1, whole genome shotgun sequence DNA.
agtatctgtccagtcatatggtccatcacattagatattctctagtatctgtccagtcatatggtccatcacattagatgttctctagtatctgtccagtcatatggtccatcacatgagatgttctctagtatctgtccagtcatatggtccatcacattagatgttctctagtatctgtccagtcatatggtccatcacattagatgttctctagtatctgtccagtcatatggtccatcacattagatattctctagtatctgtccagtcatatagtccatcacattagatgttctctagtatctgtccagtcatatggtccatcacattagatattctctagtatctgtccagtcatatggtccatcacattagatgttctctagtatctgtccagtcatatggtccatcacattaggatattctctagtatctgtccagtcatatggtccatcacattagatgttctctagtatctgtccagtcatatggtccatcacattagatattctctagtatctgtccagtcatatggtccatcacattagatgttctctagtatctgtccagtcatatggtccatcacattagatgttctctagtatctgtccagtcatatggtccatcacattagatgttctctagtatctgtccagtcatatggtccatcacattagatgttctctagtatctgtccagtcatatggtccatcacattagatgttctctagtatctgtccagtcatatggtccatcacattagatgttctctagtatctgtccagtcatatggtccatcacattagatgttctctagtatctgtccagtcatatggtccatcacattagatgttctctagtatctgtccagtcatatggtccatcacattagatgttctctagtatctgtccagtcatatggtccatcacattagatgttgtctagtatctgtccagtcatatggtccatcacattagatgttctatagtatctgtccagtcatatggtccatcacattagatgttctctagtatctgtccagtcatatggtccatcacattagatgttctctagtatctgtccagtcatatggtccatcacattagatgtggaccacccatacacaaataaatgtatgcacgcatgactgtaagtcgctttggataaaagcgtctgctaaatggcatattattattattattatgttctctagtatctgtccagtcatatggtccatcacattagatgttctctagTATCTATTTgattttgtcaaagcaacaaaatagctagggctttacaatgatggtaaaAATGGGGAAACATTTTGGGATTAAGTGGGTTGATATCTTCCTAGAGGTGACACATTGTTgacggagggacatgtcaaaacgCTGAATTTTAGCACTTTAGCAAGTCATTATTTATATAACAAAAtcggatttattgaattctccaccTGAAGAACCCAATTCTGTTTTTTCCCCTACatccaatctttttttttttactgtccacatgcagttttacatgtgacccatatcagaTTTATGCATTCACACTGATGTAGCCTCTGAAGTAGAACACAGATGCAATGCTCATTTCCTGTCACTGTTCCTTAACATTTTGGGGGTGGTTGTCATGGTAATGGCAGGTCATGTGTAAACACTTCAGAGCAAAAAAAATCTGATTTGAGCGTCCAGACTGGTCACATGTGGAGCCGAATTAGCTAACTTCCTACATTTCAACGCATTTTGTCATGGTTCGGAGAGAAAAATCAAcagttttataatgctattctacacattttgtcatgaggctaAAAAGTTGACATTTACaatgctaatttcctgcaattctacacttttTGCTATCACATGATATCTGGGGGCCCCGACCACCAAGTCTGTCCGtccctgcttgtgtgtgtgactgtgtggctgtgtgtgcgtCAGATATGGACATTGTTGGTTATTTTGTGCCCCAGTGCAATTTCAGGAAGGATGAACGACAACCAGGCAAGGTTCACAATAAACAATACTTTATTTGGAAAAGGGTAGACAGCACTAACTCTTGACTCATTTCAGATTGACAAATTACATTTCTCTTTATTAGGCATTAGTCTACAAGACAAATACAATTCAGCCTTTTTTCTTCCTTTAGGTAAAACACTGGAGCGTGCAGACCTGGGGAACTTAATTGACTTAAGCCAGTAAAtatggctacatcccaaatggcaccctattccctacatagtgcactacttttaaccagggcccatagtgcactatggagggaatagggtgctatttggaacaCAGCCTTTGTACACGCTCTTTATGTCAGTAATGAAATGTAGATAAGATATTGATGTTTGTTTTATTTGTAAAATAGCAGCAAGACAGCAGGTTTAGGAATGTCGCCAGTGGTTCTAGGAtttagctcagagggctaacACAGTATCGTGGTGCGCAGGAGAACTAGGTTTGAACCTAGCTGGTTTCATTAGGAAGCAGGTAACATGGAAGGATACTTATTTCTAAATGTGGAATGGAGACATTGGCTTTGCAGCCTTTTGATATACCATTCAGTGTTCAATACAGTTAATTAAACTAGATCTTATATTCAAAAGCTATGTTTTATGTTGTGGTCCAGCCTTGAAGTGGAAATGTAGGCCTGAATATTTGACTGGGGAAAAGTAACACTAAACAAATAATGTTTAGAACGAGCGGTGTGCTACTGTAAACTAGAAAATGACTTTTCATGGCACTGACTACAATCGAACAGATTCATTCTCTACTAAAGGCATTCTATGATAAAACTGTTATTTATAATACATACAACATTCACTTTAGTTGAATACTCATGCCAGTCTTAAACTGGAGTGAAATAGTGTCCGATTTCTCTCCCTTCCACAGTGATAAACAAGTTCCTGAGAGAAATTAAGGTATACTTGACATTGCTTTAATTAATGTCTTAGTTAAATGAATCAATGCATTAATCGATTAGGCTACATTTCATTGTCTGTAATAAAGGGTATTATTGTGCAGGTAGGATGAACATCATCCAATACAAAACAGATACACTTTAAAGTCATTCCATTAATAAACAGACCTCATACACATGATCACATGATTCTCCTTCTGGTTAAGATACTGGCTATCAGCTAATACAGCACAGATATAGAGTGCATTGTACAATTAGTGAATAGTCATGATTATAAATTACAGATTACATAATAGAAATAACTACCATATTACCTTTTTTAATGCTCAGGTTGCCAAACCAGCATATACAATTTATGAATTAAGATCTGTACTAATAATGCGCAGATATTTGTTATTGTCAACAGTCTACCCAAACTGATCATTTACAGTCCTTTGTTGAAAGGAAGGGAAGATTGACCGACAATAACAGAATATTTTGCACATTTTGTGTCTGCCCTCATTAGGTGCTCTGGCAGTCATTTTTTCATTGTGAATGGAGCTGAATTGACAAAGCTGCATCAGTGTCCCAAAAATATATTAGGTCTCAGAATCTGAAGAAAGGTTCATTTCCTCCGACACTTTTTCATCAACGTTGGCAAGTTTAGACTGGGAGGCAGTGAATCTACTCCTTTTGACGCAAATGAAAATGCCCAACAGAATAACAATCAGTACAATCACCAGTAGAGCTGAGAGGGTGGATAGGTGTACTCTCTCTGCCCCAGACTCCCAACTGACATCCAGCTTGTTGTCCAGACTGAGGTGAGAGGCAGTACAGGTGTAGTTGTGTCTCTTCTTTAGCTCCTCAGTACTGACCTCCAGACTCTTCCTCAGCTGGTAGGTCCCATCTCCACTAGGCAGCACCTCCCCCCCTGTCAGCTCCTGTTCTGCCACTGGCTGGCCGTCTCTCAGCAGGGTCAGGTTGATGTGGCGGGGGTAGAAACCAAACGCCAGGCAGCTCACCTGGAGCCCTCCAGAAACCTCTTTCTTTATCAACCTGAGTCTGGGAGGCACTTTACGCATCACAACATTCTTCCCTCTCTTCAGGAAACTCTTCAGTGTTCTGATGCACATGGGAAGGTAAACATTCTCATAAACTGTTCTTTTATATGCTTGcatcatcccatcccatcctataAGTAGTTTCCCAGCATCGTATGTAAAATGTGTCATGTTGTAATATATTGCAAAATCTGCAAAAATGCCATTGAAATTGGCCTTTTGCATGATCAGGGCTGGTTCACCATTGTCCAACATCTCACAGCCAGCCATTCTTTGCTGAACTTGAACACCTTCTGTGAGGTTTAAGTGGTTCTTCAGGTTAAATGATCTCACTTTCAGGGTGTTGTACATATTTCCAAATACATAAGCTCCGTCCTGAGCTTCGTTATCAGGAATTTTGTCTGTTGGGTTATGTCCCCTGTAGATAAAGTGTTTCATGTTGGAGTCATAGTAAGCCACTTGAACATCATCCAACATCCCCACAACCATGAACTCAGGGAAAGGCGTCTCTCCACCTATATATGTTGCAAGTGCCCACAGAGAATGTGATCCTGAACCTGGGAGAGGAGTGATATTATACAGTTATGGACATTTGACATTTTATAAGATAAAATGGTAACATAGATTAGTCAAATTGATTTACCTGAGCATAACCCACGAATTAGCCTAATCTGTTATTTTTGATTTTGTTGTGATGGAGGACTGAATGGGCTCATTGCTTCGAGTTGAAAAATTAAAACGAGATGGTAATTTTCCATTTAGAAAATAAAAGCCCCACTCGTGGTCTTCTTAAATTAAACTAGTTTATGACCGTATGGAGCACAATACCGCAGGGGAGCTTAGAATAGAGGAACTCAAACTTTTATTCCATAGGCTGTGATCCGCACTACGCAGCTGTTGCAAGAGCGCATTTTAACTGGGGCATATTCATTACAtcgattctgttgcaaaaagtATCTTAAACAGAACGAAATGGGAGGGACCTATctgcatttgtccaatagaaactcttgtttttctctgttagtttctgtttggttcttaaacggtaaactgttttcgtaatgaatacacccctagtagcaaaaacaatgattgataagcagcttgaacttcttcaattaaACTATTTGTTAGGTTAAAATATACATGTTCACAAATCggaatgcagaagacacatttcagttaaaTGCATTCAGGTGTGCAACTGACTAGAGATGCCCTTTCCCTTCACGATCCGTAAGGCGCAAATAAATTAGAGCAGCAGCAGATTCACATAATCAATGCGCCATGTAGCCTAGCTATCAATAATAAGTGATATCAGTATAGGCCGTAGGCTACTCCCCAACCCTGTACACAGTTatggacattttacattttatgaCATAATACAtcattacttcaactacctcaactagccggtgcccccgcacattgactctgcaccggtacccccctgtatatatagcctccctactgttattttattttacttctgctcttttttttctcaacacttttttttgttgttgttttatttatttatttaaataaatgcactgttggttaagggctgtaagtaagcatttcactgtaatgtctgcacctgttgtattcggcgcatgtgaccaataaaatttgatttgattttgatcatTAAATTAGTTAGAGAGAAAGTTAAAACCTTACCTGTGTTGACAATGGTGTAAAacgaaagaacaaacaaaaagaTAGACAGTTTGTCCATGATTTTGATAGCGTAGCAAGAAGTGAGTGTCAGACTTTCTCTTTCACTTAGCCAACTGCATAGCAAGAAGTGAGCCTTAAAGACTTTCCCTTTCACTTAGTCAACTGCGTAGCATATTTTATGTATAGAGCTTGCATGCTTGTAGTCAAAGATATTCACAACTAAACCAAGATAGTTCACttgtgtcttcttcttcttctatggtatattgGCGATCACAATTGAATGTGCCTACTATAtgggatggaaacaggattccccAAAAAAACTGAATTGCCAAAAAACgacccaaaaataaataaaataaaataaatcaaacaacttttctgttaaaataaataaataaataaaacaatccCACTTCTCGAAACTTTCACAGAATCAACCATTCCCAGTGTGTCCTTTACCCAGCTTGACACAACATATGGGTCGCCCAAAAATCAGAAATCCAGTCTTTCCAAAAATCTCACTCCTactcctgtggtcctctgtagctcaattggtagagcatggcgcttgtaacgccagggtagtgggttcgatccccgggaccacccatagtgggttcgatccccaggaccacccatatgtaaaaatgtatgcgcacatgactgtaagtcgctttggataaaagcgtctgctaaatggcatattattattattattatctctggTAGAATTCTCAGGACAAATGTTGGAAGTCTCCACTACAGCTGTCGCCGCAGGTAGGCCCACTTGATCCTGGGCTGGCTCAACCTCAGAGCGCTCACCACTGCTGTCTGACTCCATTTTGAGTTCTCAAGAGAGCATGAAGACCTATAAGTCATATTCGTTGGTGTGTATTCAGGAGAGCAAGGTATGTACTCAAGGGTCGAAGGTGTGTACTCAGGAAACAAATCTCTGATCTTAACAGTACCATTCTTACCCTTTCGTGTCATTGCACCTCCTTCCGGTCTCCGCGACTGGACTTGCTCTCACGTTTGATtgcggtccgcaaacaaacgttagacgtgcatcttcttcttctttgaggttttatggcagactacaacTTACTGGTCTATTGCTGACACATACTGTACAGGGTAGTGAAACAAAAATGTTCCATTGCGGGAAAGAGGTGGAAAAACCCACACatcatacaaaatacaaaaaatacattaaaaagaacatcccactccttcagtcacagttcaaatcacatccctacacaggctcaagggCCTGTGAGGATGGAGCTTTCATGGACAGGATTCCTTGTAATGCCTCTGCTGTAAAATCCCTAAGTCCCAAAAAACTTTCAGCCACACACAACAATGCTTATTTTCTCCGATTTCCTCTCTTTTTGCGCTGTGCAGTTGATAACCAATGCAACAAACGttacaaagtccaccttcttaacatGCAACATGTCAGGATCCCTCTGTTGACAAGGAATATTCTCTGGTGTCTCTTCTCCTACTACCATTATTTCTTCAACTTCACTCCTGGCTTCCACTCTTCTCACGCCTCAGGGTAGGAGGCATGCTGGAAGGCCTTATTCTTGCCACCTccgtctccttcaccctaacaggacaCTTCAGGAATTTTGGCGCATGATCAACACCACAATTGCAGCATTTAGGCTCAGCTGGCATACGATACCCCTCCTGTCTACATAcacttgacacatggccaaataaTTTGCATTTATCACACTGCACAGGTTTGGGCACAAAGGCTCTCACAGGGTATCTCGTAAAACCCAAATACACCAGAGAAGGGAGAGACTCTtcttaaacagtctccatatatacagttgaagtcggaagtttacatacaccttagccaaatacatttacactcagtttttcacaattcctgacatttaatcctagtaaaaattccctgtcttaggtcagttagcatcaccactttattttaagaatgtgaaatgtcagaataatagtagagagaatgatttatttcagcttttatttctttcagcacattcccagtgggtcagaagtttacatacactcaattagtatttgttgtactcctgagtggcgcagtggtctaaggcactgcatcgcagtgctagctgtgccactagagatcctggttcgtatccaggctctgctgtagccggccgcaaccgggagaccaatggggcggcgcacaattcggccagggtaggggagggaatggccggcagggaggtagctcagttggtagagcatggcgtttgcaacgccagggttgtgggttcgcttcccacggggggccagtatgaaaaaaaaaaaaaaatgtataaactaactgtaagttgctctggataagagcgtctgctaaattacaaaaatgtaaatgtaatggtagcattgcctttaaattgtttaacttgggtcaaatgttttgggtagccttccacaagttggatgaagctcctgacagagctgatgtaactgagtcaggtttgtaggcctccttgctcacacacactttttcagttctgcccacaaatgttcttttggattgaggtcagggctttgtgactccaataccttgactttgttgtccttaagccattttaccacaactttggaagtatgcttgtccatttggaagacccatttgcgaacaagctttaacttcctaactgatgtcttgagatgttgcttcaatatatccacataatttcccttcctcatgatgccatctattttgtgaagtgcaccagtccctcctgcagcaaagcacccccacagcatgatgctgccacccccgtgcttcacggttgggatggtgttcttcggctttttttttttttttttttggatgcaatgcccttgtacatttacatttacattttagtcatttagcggacgctcttatccagagcgacttacagttagtgcatacattgtttttttcataccccctgtgggaagcgaacccacaaccctggcg
It encodes the following:
- the LOC121565119 gene encoding major histocompatibility complex class I-related gene protein-like, which codes for MDKLSIFLFVLSFYTIVNTGSGSHSLWALATYIGGETPFPEFMVVGMLDDVQVAYYDSNMKHFIYRGHNPTDKIPDNEAQDGAYVFGNMYNTLKVRSFNLKNHLNLTEGVQVQQRMAGCEMLDNGEPALIMQKANFNGIFADFAIYYNMTHFTYDAGKLLIGWDGMMQAYKRTVYENVYLPMCIRTLKSFLKRGKNVVMRKVPPRLRLIKKEVSGGLQVSCLAFGFYPRHINLTLLRDGQPVAEQELTGGEVLPSGDGTYQLRKSLEVSTEELKKRHNYTCTASHLSLDNKLDVSWESGAERVHLSTLSALLVIVLIVILLGIFICVKRSRFTASQSKLANVDEKVSEEMNLSSDSET